In the genome of Euzebya sp., one region contains:
- a CDS encoding ribonuclease J: MTLPTDAAVVSFYGGLGEIGANMCAIEVDGRAVLVDVGVTFPDAEHHGIDLILPDWSDLLERGPEVVAVVLTHGHEDHIGALPFLLRDLPGLRVYSSKLTLGLLEAKLTEHPGTDVTMIEVEPGEKLSVDPFELEFVQVTHSIPDCLAVAVHTPHGTILHSGDFRLDQTPIDGRVTDLPHLAQLGDHGVDLLLVDSTNADVPGFVPSEMTVGTSLQKVFEQAEGRVVMTTFASHVHRVQQAIDAATALGRKICFVGRSMVRNMPIARDLGYLRYDDADIIDIAETSGYDPRRVLVICTGSQGEPYAALSLMAAGAHRHVKLVEGDTVVMASSQIPGNEAAISRAINGLVRQGARVVHRREEAVHVSGHAAAEELKFFHNIIRPSSVVPVHGEYRHLVAHAQLAVATGTAPDQVIVCSDGDRVVLRDGRLTKGEGFNSGRTFVDGLGVGDVGSAVLRDRGRLSSEGVCIAVLRLDSKARLDGDPQILQQGLIYEAEHAHLLTEAAQSLGEDVRALGASSEDVVRRTVYESLSRFWREQLGRKPVVVPVLMEI, from the coding sequence CGTGACGTTCCCCGACGCCGAGCACCACGGGATCGACCTGATCCTGCCGGACTGGTCCGATCTGCTCGAGCGCGGGCCGGAGGTCGTCGCGGTCGTCCTGACCCACGGCCACGAGGACCACATCGGCGCGCTGCCCTTCCTGCTGCGCGACCTGCCCGGCCTGCGCGTCTACTCCTCCAAGCTGACCCTCGGGCTGCTCGAGGCCAAGCTCACCGAGCACCCGGGCACCGACGTCACCATGATCGAGGTGGAGCCGGGCGAGAAGCTGTCAGTCGACCCCTTCGAGCTCGAGTTCGTCCAGGTCACCCACTCGATCCCCGACTGCCTGGCCGTCGCGGTCCACACCCCCCACGGGACGATCCTCCACTCCGGCGACTTCCGGCTCGACCAGACCCCGATCGACGGTCGGGTCACCGACCTGCCGCACCTCGCCCAGTTGGGCGACCACGGCGTCGACCTGCTGCTGGTCGACTCGACCAACGCGGACGTCCCCGGGTTCGTACCGAGCGAGATGACCGTCGGCACCAGCCTGCAGAAGGTGTTCGAGCAGGCCGAGGGACGCGTGGTGATGACCACCTTCGCGAGCCACGTCCACCGGGTGCAGCAGGCGATCGACGCCGCGACCGCCCTCGGGCGGAAGATCTGCTTCGTCGGCCGCTCGATGGTCCGCAACATGCCGATCGCCCGCGACCTCGGCTACCTGCGCTACGACGACGCCGACATCATCGACATCGCCGAGACCAGCGGCTACGACCCGCGTCGGGTCCTGGTGATCTGCACCGGCTCCCAGGGCGAGCCCTACGCCGCCCTCAGCCTGATGGCCGCCGGCGCCCACCGGCACGTCAAGCTCGTCGAGGGCGACACGGTCGTGATGGCGTCGAGCCAGATCCCGGGCAACGAGGCCGCCATCTCACGGGCCATCAACGGGCTGGTCCGCCAGGGCGCCCGCGTCGTGCACCGCCGCGAGGAGGCCGTCCACGTCAGCGGCCACGCCGCGGCGGAGGAGCTCAAGTTCTTCCACAACATCATCCGCCCCTCGAGCGTCGTCCCGGTCCACGGCGAGTACCGCCACCTCGTGGCGCACGCCCAGCTGGCCGTCGCCACCGGCACCGCCCCCGACCAGGTGATCGTCTGCAGCGACGGCGACCGGGTCGTCCTCCGCGACGGTCGGCTGACCAAGGGGGAGGGGTTCAACAGCGGCCGCACCTTCGTCGACGGCCTCGGGGTCGGCGACGTCGGGAGCGCGGTCCTGCGCGACCGCGGGCGCCTGAGCTCAGAGGGCGTCTGCATCGCCGTCCTCCGCCTGGACTCGAAGGCCCGCCTGGACGGCGATCCCCAGATCCTGCAGCAGGGCCTGATCTACGAGGCCGAGCACGCCCACCTCCTGACCGAGGCGGCGCAGAGCCTGGGCGAGGACGTCCGCGCCCTCGGCGCCAGCTCCGAGGACGTCGTCCGCCGCACCGTGTACGAGTCCCTCAGCCGCTTCTGGCGGGAGCAGCTGGGCCGCAAGCCCGTCGTCGTCCCCGTCCTGATGGAGATCTGA